The following coding sequences lie in one Syntrophomonadaceae bacterium genomic window:
- a CDS encoding glutamine--tRNA ligase/YqeY domain fusion protein produces MANGTEHVFNVELGAAASLANAEVPANFIQEIIKKDLEQNKNDGRVHTRFPPEPNGYLHIGHAKSICLNFGLAARNGGLCNLRFDDTNPSKEEIEFVESIIKDVRWLGFDWEDRLFYASDYFELMYQYAVQLIKAGKAYVDDLSPREIKEYRGSLTEPGKNSPFRDRSVAENLDLFERMRAGEFPDGSRVLRAKIDMASPNLNMRDPVLYRILRAHHHRTGDQWCIYPMYDYAHPLSDALERITHSICTLEFADHRPLYDWALDNVDYAKEADGRPEQIEFARLNLTRTVMSKRKLRLLVEQGHVNGWDDPRMPTISGLRRRGYTPQAIRDFCDRIGVAKADSVVDIALLEHCIREDLNKKALRVMAVLRPLKVVLENYPADQVEWLQAENNPENPEMGTRKIPFSKVLYIEQDDFMEDPPKKYFRLSPGGEIRLKHAYIIKCERVIKDDNTGEILELRCVYDPATKSGSDTSGRKVKVTTHWVSAAHALAAEAHLYDHLFQVDNPEDVEEGKDFTANINPNSLERLAGCLVEPGLAGAKPGDTFQFLRQGYFCLDAASGESRIFNRIVSLKDTWVKHRDGSPDSPGK; encoded by the coding sequence ATGGCAAACGGCACAGAACATGTTTTTAACGTGGAACTGGGAGCCGCCGCCTCTTTGGCGAATGCGGAAGTCCCGGCTAACTTTATCCAGGAAATAATTAAGAAAGATCTGGAACAAAACAAAAATGACGGTAGAGTACATACCCGGTTTCCACCTGAACCCAACGGCTATTTACACATTGGACATGCCAAGTCGATCTGTCTTAACTTCGGTCTGGCAGCCAGGAACGGGGGCCTTTGCAACCTGCGGTTTGATGACACAAACCCAAGCAAAGAGGAAATTGAGTTTGTCGAATCCATCATTAAAGATGTCCGCTGGCTGGGTTTTGACTGGGAGGATCGCTTGTTTTATGCCTCGGACTATTTTGAGCTGATGTATCAATATGCGGTGCAATTAATCAAAGCGGGCAAGGCTTACGTGGACGACTTGAGTCCCCGGGAAATTAAGGAATACCGGGGCTCGCTGACCGAACCGGGGAAAAACAGCCCTTTTCGGGATCGTTCGGTCGCAGAAAATTTGGATCTGTTCGAGAGGATGCGGGCCGGGGAATTTCCCGATGGCTCCAGGGTCTTGCGGGCAAAAATTGATATGGCCTCACCCAATTTAAATATGCGGGATCCGGTCTTGTACCGGATATTGCGGGCCCACCATCACAGGACCGGCGACCAGTGGTGTATTTATCCCATGTACGATTACGCTCATCCTCTTTCGGACGCGCTGGAAAGGATTACCCATTCCATCTGTACCCTGGAGTTTGCCGACCATCGGCCCCTCTATGACTGGGCATTGGACAACGTGGATTATGCCAAGGAAGCAGACGGGCGACCCGAGCAGATCGAATTTGCCAGGCTTAACCTTACCCGTACCGTGATGAGCAAAAGGAAACTGAGGCTTTTGGTTGAACAGGGGCATGTTAACGGATGGGATGACCCCCGGATGCCTACTATTTCAGGATTGCGCAGGAGAGGCTATACCCCTCAGGCTATCCGGGATTTTTGCGACCGCATCGGGGTGGCTAAGGCCGACAGTGTTGTAGACATTGCCCTGTTGGAGCACTGTATTCGAGAGGACCTGAATAAAAAAGCTCTCCGCGTGATGGCGGTATTGCGTCCCCTAAAGGTTGTGCTGGAAAATTACCCCGCGGATCAGGTGGAATGGCTGCAGGCTGAAAACAATCCGGAGAACCCGGAAATGGGAACACGAAAAATTCCTTTTTCCAAAGTGCTTTATATTGAACAGGATGACTTTATGGAGGATCCCCCGAAGAAATATTTTCGTCTCTCCCCTGGGGGGGAGATCAGGTTGAAACATGCCTATATCATTAAATGCGAGCGGGTAATTAAAGACGATAACACCGGCGAAATATTGGAATTGCGCTGTGTTTACGATCCGGCGACCAAAAGCGGATCAGACACAAGCGGCCGCAAGGTCAAGGTGACTACCCACTGGGTATCGGCGGCTCACGCACTTGCTGCAGAAGCCCACCTGTATGACCACCTTTTTCAGGTAGATAACCCCGAAGATGTGGAAGAGGGCAAGGATTTTACTGCCAATATTAATCCCAATTCATTAGAAAGACTTGCCGGCTGCCTGGTGGAACCGGGCCTGGCAGGTGCGAAGCCGGGGGACACATTCCAGTTTCTTAGACAGGGTTATTTCTGTCTGGATGCTGCTTCAGGAGAAAGCCGAATATTTAACCGGATTGTATCCTTAAAAGATACCTGGGTGAAGCACAGGGACGGTTCACCTGATTCCCCTGGTAAATGA
- a CDS encoding IS1634 family transposase, whose amino-acid sequence MYLKKTYRKQSGRTYLVIAQKYRNPKTNISTDRTIKSLGYLDVLEKEYKDPIAHFKEVARKMTEEENKEKKVTLSINMEEKLFPNTKNRKNFGYAAILKIYHELGLDDFFKNKSRHENFEYNPNSIMIMLLISRLLSPGSKKKAFEEKDRYFERFSFSLADVYRCLSHFSKIATEFQRYLNSQITLKYGRNTKTIYYDVTNFYFEIDEADEFRKLGPSKEKRHDPIVQMGLAIDADGIPLCYELFPGNTLDKETFRPVIGEVRRNYDTGRIIVVADMGIITGDNIFYLQGKEKGRNFNGYVFSFSVRGGTKAFKEFVLSDEGYVDKDGKPADEDSDFKVKSRRIAREINVTLSSGKKVKKTVYEKQVVFWGRKYALKAKAEREEVLKKAHDLAANPQKYSKATSYGAAKYVKNLKFDENTGEILDVKERPVLDLARVAEEERYDGYYAIVTSELEMSDLEVIDTYRGLWEIEETFRVAKGVLETRPVYVSLIDHINAHFLTCFIALTIMRIMQKKTGKLFSAERIVECLNNISCSNEHENIFLFDYRSEISDAIGEALGIDFTNKRLRLLEIKKILGQVKK is encoded by the coding sequence TCTACTGATCGCACTATTAAGTCCCTCGGCTACTTAGACGTTTTGGAGAAAGAATACAAAGATCCGATCGCCCATTTTAAAGAAGTTGCCCGGAAGATGACCGAAGAGGAAAACAAAGAGAAAAAGGTAACCTTGTCCATCAATATGGAAGAGAAGCTTTTTCCCAATACCAAAAACAGAAAAAACTTCGGGTATGCTGCAATCTTAAAGATTTACCACGAACTTGGTCTGGATGATTTTTTTAAGAATAAGTCGAGGCATGAAAACTTTGAGTACAATCCTAATTCTATTATGATTATGCTTTTAATATCGAGACTGCTTAGTCCTGGCTCCAAGAAGAAGGCTTTCGAGGAAAAGGATCGGTATTTTGAACGCTTTAGTTTTTCTTTGGCGGATGTTTACCGTTGTCTTTCGCATTTTTCTAAGATTGCGACGGAATTCCAAAGGTATTTAAATTCTCAGATCACTCTTAAATATGGGCGTAATACTAAAACTATCTATTACGATGTCACGAATTTCTATTTTGAGATTGATGAAGCGGACGAATTTCGTAAGCTTGGACCTTCAAAGGAAAAGCGCCACGATCCCATTGTGCAGATGGGGCTTGCGATAGATGCTGATGGAATACCCCTTTGTTATGAGCTGTTTCCGGGTAATACACTGGATAAGGAGACGTTTAGGCCGGTCATAGGTGAGGTAAGGCGAAATTATGATACTGGCAGGATTATTGTTGTTGCTGATATGGGGATTATTACGGGAGATAATATTTTTTATCTGCAAGGCAAGGAGAAAGGGAGAAACTTTAATGGTTATGTGTTCAGTTTTTCGGTCAGGGGTGGTACTAAGGCTTTTAAGGAGTTTGTTCTCTCTGATGAAGGCTATGTAGATAAAGACGGCAAGCCAGCTGATGAAGATTCGGACTTTAAGGTTAAAAGCAGGAGAATTGCCCGGGAGATCAATGTTACGCTCTCAAGTGGGAAGAAAGTAAAAAAAACGGTGTATGAAAAGCAGGTGGTTTTTTGGGGGAGAAAATATGCTTTAAAGGCTAAGGCGGAGCGGGAGGAGGTTTTAAAAAAGGCTCATGACCTGGCGGCTAATCCCCAAAAATACTCGAAGGCTACTTCTTACGGTGCGGCCAAGTATGTGAAAAACCTTAAGTTCGATGAAAATACCGGTGAAATCCTTGATGTTAAGGAGCGTCCGGTCTTGGATTTGGCAAGAGTCGCTGAGGAGGAAAGGTATGACGGGTACTACGCGATTGTCACAAGTGAATTGGAGATGTCTGATCTGGAGGTGATTGATACTTACCGGGGCCTATGGGAGATTGAGGAGACTTTTCGTGTGGCTAAGGGGGTATTAGAAACACGTCCGGTATATGTGTCTCTTATAGATCATATTAATGCTCACTTTTTGACTTGTTTCATCGCTCTTACTATAATGCGGATCATGCAAAAGAAAACCGGCAAACTATTCTCTGCTGAGAGGATTGTTGAGTGTTTAAATAATATATCCTGTTCTAATGAACATGAGAATATCTTCTTGTTTGATTACAGAAGTGAGATTTCTGACGCTATCGGGGAAGCGCTGGGTATTGATTTTACTAACAAAAGGCTCCGTCTTTTGGAGATAAAAAAAATTTTGGGGCAAGTCAAAAAATAA